A single region of the Bacteroides luhongzhouii genome encodes:
- a CDS encoding GntR family transcriptional regulator yields MNFKESKAIYLQIADRICDEILLGQFGEEERIPSVREYAAIVEVNANTVMRSFDYLQSQNIIYNKRGIGYFVSTGARELIHSLRKNTFLKEELDYFFKQIKTLDIPIKEITDMYREFCKKEK; encoded by the coding sequence ATGAATTTTAAAGAAAGTAAAGCTATTTATCTGCAGATCGCTGATAGGATCTGTGATGAGATACTTCTGGGGCAATTTGGGGAAGAGGAACGCATCCCTTCTGTCAGAGAATATGCCGCTATTGTGGAAGTAAATGCCAATACAGTGATGCGCTCATTTGATTATCTCCAGTCACAGAATATTATTTATAATAAACGCGGCATTGGTTATTTTGTCTCTACCGGTGCAAGGGAACTGATTCATTCTTTGCGAAAGAATACTTTTTTGAAAGAAGAACTGGATTATTTTTTCAAGCAGATTAAGACACTGGATATTCCTATCAAAGAGATAACCGATATGTACCGGGAATTTTGTAAAAAAGAAAAGTAA